The sequence CATGCGGCTGTGCGCCAACGCGCCCGCGCAGTACGCCATCCAGGCCGCGCTGGGCGGCCGCCAGTCCATCCGCGAACTCACCGTGCCCGGCGGCCGGTTGTACGAGCAGCGCACCGTGGCCTGGGAGAAGCTCAACGAGATCCCCGGCGTCTCCTGCGTCAAGCCCAAGGGTGCGCTGTACGCCTTCCCGCGCCTCGATCCCAAGGTGCACCGCATCCACGACGACGAGAAGTTCGTCCTGGACCTGCTGCTGCGCGAGAAGATCCAGGTCGTGCAGGGCACCGGCTTCAACTGGCCCTCCCCCGACCACTTCCGCATCCTCACCCTGCCCCAGGCCGACGACCTGGAGGCGGCGATCGGGCGGATCGGGAGGTTCCTCGGGGGGTATCGGCAGTAGCGGCGAGGGGGGCACACCAGCCGTACCGGCGCCGACCGCAGGGTCAGCGGCGCCGGTGCGCGTGGTTCACGCGCCGCACCACGCCGCCGTCGACGCGGTCCGTACGTCCGCGGCCAGGACGTCCGGGTCGGCGTGCCACAGCAGTACCGAGACGCCGAGGGCTCCCGAGGTGCCGGTGTGGGTCCGCCGGGCGGCCCGGCGGACGTGCACGAGCCGCTCGCTCGTCGTCCCGGGGGCGTGCCGGTACCGCTCGCCCGGCATGACGGGGATCCACACCCACGCGGCCTGGGTGCCCGTGGGGCGCGGCTCCGGGACGGGGAGGTCGGCCTGGAGGGCGAGATCGGCCTCTTCCAGGTTCAGCCCCGCGTGCAGCCGGGCCAGTTCGGAGACCAGGGCGCCGGGCGCCCGCCCCGCGACCTCCACCACGATCAGCTCGCCGTCCCCGTTGACGGCGAACTCCGTGTGCACGACGAAGGCCCCCTCGGCGCCGAGCGCGGCGACCACGGCGCGGTTCAACTCCTGCGCGCGCCGGGACAGTTCACTGTCGTACGGGATGGTCCAGCCGCCGAGGCGGCGGCCGTCGGGCAGGTCGAGCAGCGGGCCGAGATAGGTGCCGGTCTGGACCGGGGTGGGCACTCCGTCGCGGACCAGGCTGTTGACATGGTGGAAGGTGCCGTCGAGGAACTCCTCGATCTGCCAGTCCTGTTCACCCCGGTGCCCGGCCAGCCAGTCCCGCAGTTCGGCCTCCGTGCGCAGGATGGCGACCCCGCGGGAGTTGGCCTCCCGGCGGGGCTTGACGACGGCCGGCAGGCCGACGGTGCCGGCGACGAGGGCGAGACCGGCGCCCGGTTCCGGCACCCCCTCGGTGAGGGCGAGGAAGCGCGGCACCCGCACCCCGGCCGCGGCCAGGCGCTCCTTCATCAGCACCTTGTCGATGTAGTGCGCGGGCCGGTCCGGGTGCCGGGCGGGCAGGCCGAACTCGGCGCGCAGTCCGGCGCAGCCGATGAGGCAGTACTCGTCGTTGGTGACGATCTGCACCGCCCGGTCCCCGGCGAGGCGCCGTATCTCCGGGGCCCAGGTGTCGCGCGGCGCCGTGCGGACGGCCGGAGCCCCGCCCGGCGCGTCCTCGCGCATCACCGCGTCGGCCCCGCCCTCGGCGTCGGTGAGGACGACGGTCTCCCAGTGCGCCGGGTCGAAGGTGGCCGCCGGGTCGGTGGTGAGGGGCTGCCGGGAGTGCAGGAGCACCGCCAGGGGGCGTGCCGGAGGTGCCACGCGCCTCTGTTCCTGGGTGGGCACGGCGTGCGGGGCGCCCGCGGAATCCGGCGGAGCCCAGGACAACCCGCTCAACGGTGCTTCGGACGTGCGGTCGCCGTCGATGATTCCCCCCGAGCCTATGGACCTGCCAAGGCGCACGAGCTTCGGCCGTTGTCTCCTTGGAGTCAATAGCCTCTTCGGCCAAGGCGGGGTGCCCGACAAGGCACGATCTGGTGGTGAACGGGCCGATGAGCAGCTGATCCTTTGGATGATGAGCGGACGACATGTGAAGTGATGAGCAGGTGATCCGCTGGACGATGAACGGCTGATCTTTCGAACGGGGGCCGTCTGGCGCAGTCCGGCCTGCGGGCGCCGGTCCTCCGTGGCACGGTGCTGCCAGACGAGCGGGAAGGCGCTGGGATGGGTGACCTCTTTCTCGTCCGGCACGGTGAGACCGAGTGGTCACGGTCCGGACGGCACACCGGCTGGACCGACGTACCGCTGACCGAACGCGGCCGTGAGGAGGCGCGCCGACTGGTGCCGCTGATCCGCTCGCACCGTATCGGCGCCGCCTTCGTCAGCCCCCTGCGACGGGCCCGGGAGACCGCCGAGCTGATCGGCATCCACGACGCCCGGGTCGACGCCGACCTGCGCGAATGGGACTACGGCGGCTACGAGGGCGTCACCACCTTGGAGATCCAGCGCACCCGCCCCGGCTGGTTCCTGTTCACCGACGGTGTCGCGCCGGGTCCGCCCGGCCGTCCCGGGGAGAGCCCGGAACAGGTCGGCGAGCGTGCCGACCGCATGCTGGCCAAGGTCGACGCCGCGCTGTGCGACACCGAGGGCGTCGTGGTCCTCGTCGCCCACGGCCACTTCCTGCGTGTCCTGACCGCCCGCCACCTCGGCCTCCCCGCCGGGCGCGGCGCCCTGTTCCAGCTGGCCACGGGCGCGCTGTGCCGCCTCGGCACGGAGCACGGCCGGCCGGTGGTGGCGGGCTGGAACATCCGGCCGAGCTGAGGAAGGGATCCACGGCTCCCACGGTCAGGTCCGCGTCCTCCTCCGGGGCCTTGTTGTCAGACCCTCGTCCTACGCTTTCCTTCGAGTCGCTGAACCCGGCGGCCGTACCCGGCGGAACCCGGAGGGGGCGCACCGTGAGCCGAGAACCGACCGCCGCCCAGCGGCGGGTGATCGACGCCGCCGACCCGGTCACCGGCCGGTTGCGCGGTACGGAGGCGCAGCTCACGGCGCTGGTGCGGCGGGGCCTCGCCTTCCGGCACCCGCGCCCGCCGCACGACCACTTCCTGACCCCGGAAGGCCGGCGCGTACAGGAGGGGTCACCCGGCACACCGGAGCAACCCGGGCAACCGGCGCCCTCCGCCGGTGTGTTCGCGGCACGCGTCGGCGGGGCGGAGGAGGCGGTCCTGCCCTCGGACCCCGGGCGGCTGCGGGAGGTGCGCGGTGCATGGCAGGGCCTGCTGGAGCTGCGCCGGATGACCAACCCGGACGGCTCGGTCGACCGGCCCTGCGCATGGGAGCGCGGCCATCTGGTGCGGGCCGCCGCCCTCGCCCTGGAGGCGGCCGGGCATCCCCCGGAGACGGCGTCCGCCCCGGGCTACCGGGTGCGTGCGACCCCGCAGCCGGATGCGGTCGCCGTGTACGCGCCGGACGCGACAACACTGTCGGCCTGCGCGGACACGCTGGAGCGGGCGGGATGGCAGCCGGGCGAGTACACCGAGCCCCGGACCCGGACGCGGTATCTGCTGGCGTCCCCGCGCCGTGCCTGACCCGGAGACGTGCCGCGCGCCGCGCGTGGAAGGATCACCGGACGGGCAGCGCCGCCGCGGCAAGCAGCCGCCGTGGCAAGCAGCCGCCGTGGCAAAGCAACCGCTGTACCGGAGCAGCCGTCGTACCGGAGCAAGAGGGGAAAGCCGTGAGCGAACCGTTCTCCGTCCGCGTCACCGTCCGCGGGTACGAGACCGATGTGCAGGGCCACCTGAATCAGGCCGTGTATCTGAGCTACGCCGAGCACGCCCGCTGGTCGCTGCTCCAGGCCGCCGGCATCGGCCAGACCGACCTGGTGCGCACCGGTGTCGGCCCGGTGGTCCTGGAGACGACCATCCGCTACCTGCGTGCACTCCTCGCGGGCGACGAGGTGGACGTGACCTGCGTCTTCGAGTGGACCTCCGGCAAGACCTTCAAGGTCCACCAGGAAATGCGCAAGGCCGACGGCACCCTGGCCGCCGAAGTCACCGGCCTCAGCGGCCTGCTGGACCTCAACGAACGCAGACTGGTCGCCGACCCGGCCAAGATCTTCGAAGAACTCGCCTCCGACCCGGCCCTGTTCGGCCTGTAGCCGGGAGGGGGTAGGGGCGGCAGCCCGGAGGCGTCGGCCAAGCGGCACGGAACGCCCCCTCGTGGTAGCGCGTTGTCGCCGTCACGGACGTACCGCACCCCGGCCTACCCACCGGCTTCCGCGCCCTGATCGGCGTCCCTCCCCGCTCCTACTTCACCGACCGGCTCCCGGCGCGGCCACCCTGCGGATCGCGCTCGGGCTGAGACTCCGCCCTGACCCGCCTTGCCCGTCGCACCGCACGCCACACGGACGCGGTCGCCCGGATCACGAAGGCGATCTCCGCCCGGTGCTGGTCGATGAACTGAACGAGGTGCATCGTTCGTTCCTCCCTCTCGCTGCCGAACCCGCTGCCCGGCGCCGCTGTCCGGCCTCGTGGCTCCGGTCTACGGGGCGCCCCGTCCGGCCTGAAGCCCGTTCGGACAGGGCTCGGACAGCACGGCCGTCACCTGCGGATGGAACGCGCTGTCCGGGTGTCCGAGGTGTCCGCGCGCGGACATGCGCGGTCGTCGGGCGGACGGGTGCGCCGACCACGTAGGCTCGGTCGAGGGGCAACGACGCGGTGGGGGGCGGTATGACGACGGGCCGGGAGCGGAGGCCGTCGACGGGGGGAATCATGCTGAAGCCCCTCGATCCGCAGGCTCCTGAGCCGATGCGGCAGTTGGCGCGACGGCTGCGGGAACTGCTGGCCGACGCGGGGTTCACGGGGGTCCGGGACATCGCGGCCGTCTGCGGCCTGGGCCGGAGCACCGTCTCGGACGCGCTGTCGGGTTCGCGCGCGCCGACCTGGACCACCGTGGCGGCGCTGCTCAGGGTGGGCGGGAGGGGTGCGAGTACGCAGTGGCAGCGCGCCGTGGAGCAGGCGAAGGAGAGCGAGCGGGAGTGGAAGAGCACTCGGCGGAGCCGGCCGGACGGCGCCGGGGCATCGGCGCCCGCCGAGGTCACGGCAGCCACGCGCGAGGCGGCCGACGCCGGGCCCGGCACCTTCTCGGTCCGCGCGCCCTACGGTGAACTACCGTGCCGGGTGCGGGGGCGCGACGAGCTGCTGACCGCGCTTGAGAGCGTCGTGACCGAAGGCTCCGACCGGATCCAGGTGCTGTGCGGGCTGGGCGGTTGCGGCAAGACCACGGTGGCGCTGCGGCTGGCACGGTTCGCCCATGGTCTGGGCCACCGCGTCTTCTGGATCTCCGGCGCCTCCCGGGACCGGCTCAGCACCGGGATGCGTCAGGTCGCCCGAGAGCTGGGCGTGTCCGAGCACGACATCGACGCCGCGTGGTCCGGCAGGTCGAGCGCGACCGACCTGGTGTGGCGCGCCCTCGACGGTGCCGACCGGCCGTGGCTGCTGGTGGTCGACAATCTGGACGAGCAGTCGGTGGCCTCGACCGTGGACGGCATGGTGGGTGACGGCGCGGGATGGATCCGGGCGAGCGCGGCCGGGCTCACCGTGGTCACGTCCCGGATCGGCAATCCGGTGCTGTGGGGCGGTGCGGCGGCCTGCCGACCGGTGGACACGCTGGCACCGGAGGACGGAGCGGCCGTCCTGATCGACCTCGCGGGCGAAGCAGGGAGCGAGGCGGATGCTCGGCGGCTCGCGGAACAGCTCGGAGGCCTGCCACTGGCATTGCGGCTGGCCGGATCGTTCCTCGCCCGGGCACGGCGGGGAATCGGGCTGCTCACCGCAGGAGGAGACCACGGCCCGGTGCGGGACTTCGCCGGATATTTACGGGAGTTGGAGCGACTGGGAGCGGAACTGCTCGATCGTGGCGAGCGCTCGGACGGCCTCCCGGACGAACGCCGGCTGCGCCGCCTGGTCGGCCGCACCTGGGAAATGAGCCTCGACCTTCTGGCGGGGCAGGGCATACCCGAGGCTCGACCGCTGATGCGGCTGCTCTCCTGCTTCGGGCGCGCGCCCTTCCCGATGGACCTGTTGCGCACCGCTCTGGAGAAGGATCCCGAGCTGCTGCCCGGCGACGCGGCACACTGCGAGGCCGCCATCGAGGCCTTGGTGGACCTGAGCCTGCTGGGCGTGGAGGACATACCGCTGGCCTTCGGCCACGGGACGGAGTCGGTCGTCGTCCTGACCTGTCTGACGGCCCACCCCCTGGTCCTGGAGACGAACGCCCTCCAGATCCGCAACGCCCCGGAGCGTACCCGGACCCGCCTGTGGCGGTCGGCCTCGGTGATCGCCACCCTGCTGGCCGTGTTCACGACCGGCCCGGAAACGTGGAAGATCTGGCAGCTCCTGGTTCCGCACGTGCGGGCGGGCCTGCGCCAGGTGCCCGACGCACCCGAGGAGGCGCTCGTCGTCTTCCTGCGCGCGGGCATGGCGGCGCGCAATTACGCGGCCGGGTCCAACAATCACGCGCTCATGCGGGAATTGGCCTCGGCACTGAGCGAGCGAGCCCCGGCCCTGCCCGAGCGGCATCCGATCCGGCTGGCCGCCCGGCGCGTCAGCTATGACCAGTGGGACGACAGCGACCGCTCCGCCGAGGCGAAGCAGGTGTACGAGGCATATGTTCGGCACTACGGCGCGGACGACGAACGCACGGTCTCCGCCCGGCGGGAGGTGGCGAGGGCGCTGCGCCGAGCCGGCCGGGTGGTCGAGGCCGAACAGGAACTGCGCGCGATGGCCGAGGCCGCGCGTCAACTGTCCCAGCCCAAGCCGGTGCTGGTCATCGCCGATCTCGTGCATGTTCTGGTGAAGCTGGGCAGGACGGACGAAGCCGCCGAGAGAGCAGAAGAGTTGCTGGCCGTCCCCGACGGGCCGGAGAACACCCTCGACGTCCCCCTCGCCCACCAGGCCGCCCACGCCCTGGATGCCGCGGGTCTGCTCACCGGGGCGGAGACGTACTACCGCAGAATCCTCGTCCGGCTGGAGGAAGCCGCGGAGGAAGGCTCGCCGCTCTACCGCGACATGATCCGGCATCTGGCGGACAACCTCGCCCAGCAGGACCGCACGGACGAGGCGGTGGACCTGCTCGGCGGGCTGCTGGACTGGTACCGGTCGAACACCGCCACCGCCGCCAACCGCATCAGCACCCTGGTGCGGTTCGCCGAGAAGCGGTCGCACCTCCAGCTCGTATCGGACCAGCCGGAGCGGGCGGAGGCCGGGTTACGGGACATCCTGACCGAGGAGTTCGCGGAACTCGACCCCGCCGACGCGAGCGTGATACGCCTGCGCGTCCTGCTGGTGGACGTCCTGCTCGTCCAGAATCGGTGCACGGACGCCGAGCGGATGCTGGACGAGGTCGAGAGAGACCTGACCGAGGCCGGCGGCAGTCCGGGGGTACCTCAATGGGTCCTGCCCCTGTGGCGGGCCCGCTGCCGCTGTGCACACGACAGATGCGACCAGGCCGTCGTGATCTACGACGAAGTCATCGCGGCCGTCGCCGACAACCAGGATCTCGCCGCGTCCATCACCGCGGAGGCCGAGGAATGCCGACAGGCCCTGGCGGACCCGGCCCCACCCCCCGCCCCCACCCTCACTGCACCGGCGTCAACTCCTCCCCCGCCTCCATCGGATGGGTGACGTCCTGTGCGTCCCGGCCCCGGCCGAGGTGGTTGAAGACCAGGTTGAGCAGGACCGCCATGACGCAGCCCGTGGAGATTCCCGAGTCCAGGACGATCCGTGCCGTGTCCGGGAACGCGTGGTAGAAGTCCGGGGCCGTGATCGGCACGATGCCGATGGCCAGGGAGACCGCGACGATGAGCACGTTGTTGTCCTTGTCCAGGCCGGCCCGTACCAGGGTCTGGATGCCGCTCGCGGCGACCGAGCCGAAGAGGACGACGCCCGCGCCGCCGAGGACCGGGCGGGGGACGACGGCGATCAGGGACGCGGCGGCCGGGCACAGGCCCATCAGGACGAGGAAGCCGCCACCGAACGCGACGACGAAGCGGCTGCGGATGCGGGTCATGGCGACCAGGCCGATGTTCTGGGCGAAGGCGCTGCACATGAAGCCGTTGAAGAGGGGGCTGAGGGCGGAGCCCAGGGTGTCGGCGCGCAGGCCGGCCGCGATGGTCCGTTCGTCGGAGGGCCGTTCGACGATCTCGCCGAGGGCCAGCATGTCGGCGGTGGACTCGGTCATCGAGACCACCATCACCACGCACATCGACAGGATCGCGGCGATGTGGAACTGCGGGGCGCCGAAGTGGAAGGGGGTCGGGAAGCCGACCAGGTCGGCCGACGCGACCGGGGAGAAGTCGGTGGCCCCGAACGGGATCGCGATCAGCGTGCCGGCGATCAGGCCGAGCAGTACCGCGATCTGCTTGACGAACCCGCGGGTGAAGCGGCGCAGCAGCAGGACGATCAGGAGGGTGACGCCGGCCAGGGTGAGGTTGGTGGCCGAGCCGTAGTCGTGGGCCGACGGGTCGGGGCCCTGGGCCCAGCCGAAGGCGACCGGGAGCAGGGAGACCCCGATCAGGGTGATGACCGTACCGGTGACGACCGGCGGGAAGAAGCGGACGGCCTTGCAGAACACCGGGGCGGCGAGGAAGCCGAGGAGGCCGGCGACCATGACCGCGCCGAAGATCATCGGCAGGGCGTCCGACTTGTCCTTGGCCGAGGCGATGATCGCCGTCATGGGGGCGACACCGGCGAAGGTGACGCCGTTGACGAAGGGCAGCCGGGCGCCGATCTTCCAGAAGCCGAGGGTCTGGAGGAAGGTGGCGAGCCCCGCGGTGAACAGACAGGCACCGGTGAGGAAGGTGAGGTCGGTGCCGGACAGACCGGCGGCCGCGCCGACGATCAGGGGCGGGGCGACGACGCCCGCGTACATGGCGGCCACGTGCTGGAGGCCGCTGGTCGCCATCTTCAGGGCGGGGAGTTTCTCGTCCACCGGGTGGACGGGGACTGGCGCTGCTTCGGCGGGTTGGGCGGACACGGCGGGCTCCTCCGGTCGGTTAGACACGTCGGCTGTGGACGTGGGTGTCAGGGAGGTGGTGCGCGACGGGCATGGGGGCACCTCCCGCTCGAGCGCAGCCGAGAGTGGGGGAGGGACCGGGGACCCAGGGGAGGGTCGTGGACGGGGACCCGTGGGGAGGGTCGTGAACTGGACCCGTGGGGAGGGTCGTGGACGGGGACCCGTAAGGGTCGTGAAGGGAACCGTTCCGGGGCGCGCACGCTCGCGCGCCCCGGAGCCGGCCGCCGTGGGCCCCGCTCGGGTCCACGGCTGCCGGCCGGGAGCCGTCCCTCCCGGCCGGAGTCGGGGGGTCAGCGCTGAGCGGCGAGCCGCGCCAGGCGCCGGGCCTCGTCGCGGGTGGCGCGCGCGATCGCGTCCTCGTCGACGGTCAGCAGGCGGCCGTCCGCCACGATCTGACGGCCGTTCACGAACGACGCGGTGACCGGGGCGGCCGCGCCGAAGACCAGGGCGGTCACCGGGTCGGCGATGGAGGCGTGGGCCAGCGTGTCCAGCTTCCAGAGCACCACGTCGGCCAGCTTGCCCGCCTCCAGCGAGCCGGTCTCGGCGGCCCTGCCGAGGACGCGGGCGCCCCCGTGGGTGCCGAGCCGCAGGGCCTGGCGGGCGTTGAGCGCGGCCTCCCTGTGGGCGCCGAGCCGGTTGATGAGCAGGGCGTTGCGCAGCTCGGTGTGGAGTTCACCGGACTCGTTGGAGGCGGTGCCGTCGACGCCGAGGCCGACCGGGACGCCGGCGGCGAGCATGTCCGGGACCCGGGCGATGCCCGCGGCGAGCCGGGCGTTGGACGAGGGGCAGTGCGCGACGCCGGTCCCGGTGCGGGCGAAGGCGTCGATGTCGGAGTCGTTCATATGGACGCAGTGCGCCATCCACACGTCCTCGCCCAGCCAGCCGGTGGACTCGAAGTAGTCGGTGGGGCCCATGCCGAACAGCTCGTGGCAGAACTTCTCCTCCTCCACCGTCTCCGAGCCGTGCGTGTGCAGCCGTACGCCGAGCCGGCGGGCCAACTGGGCGGCGTCGCGCATGAGTTCGGTGGAGACGGAGAAGGGGGAGCAGGGCGCGACGGCGACCTGGGTCATGGCGTCGAAGGAGGGGTCGTGATGCTCCTCGACGGTGGCCTCGGTCGCGGCGAGCGCGCCGTCCAGGCTCTCCACGGCGAAGTCCGGGGGCAGTCCGCCGTCCGACTCGCCGCGGTCCATGGAGCCGCGGGCGAGGGTGAAGCGGACGCCCGTCTCGCGGGCGGCGCGGATGATCGCGCCGGACAGGTCGCCGGTGCCGCGCGGGTGGACGTAGTGGTGGTCCATGGCGGTGGTGACCCCGCCGCGGGCCATCATGGCGAGCGAGCCCTGGGCCGCCGTGTAGGCCATGGACTCGTCGATGCGCGCCCAGACCGGGTAGAGCGCGACCAGCCAGTCGAACAGGTTGTGGTCCGTGGCCAGGCCCCGGGTGAGCCACTGGTAGAAGTGGTGGTGCGTGTTGATCAGGCCGGGGGTCGCGAGATGACCGGTGGCGTCGATCCGGCGGACCACGTTCTCCAGGTTCCCGGGTGCCGGCCCCGCGCCGAGCGCCTCGATGCGGTTGCCGGCGAGGACCAGGTACCCGGAGGCGTACTCGGTGTCGTCGGCGTCGACGGTCGCGATCGAACAGTTCTCGATGACGATGCGCTGGGCTGCTGCCATGGTGCGTCCTTTTCGCTCAACGGACTTCTGTGGGGAGGGCACGGCAGGACCCTGGGGAGATTTGAGTGCCGCGGCCGGGCTCCGGTGGGGGTGGTACCCCGGCCGCGGGTGCCGAAAAGGAGGTCGATCGGGTGCGGGGGGTGAATCAGAGGTTGGTGAGGTCCACCGGGATCCGCGGTTCGCAGCCGTCCCGCAGGATCGTCGCCTCGATCAGGCCGTAGGGCCGGTCGGCGGCGAAGTAGACCTCGTTGTCGTTCTTGAGCCCGAACGGCTCCAGGTCGACCAGGAAGTGATGCTTGTTGGGCAGCGAGAAGCGGACCTCGTCGATCTCGCTGCGGTTGTTGATGATGCGCGCGCCCATCTGGTACATCGTCTGCTGCAGGGAGAGCGAGTAGGTCTCGGCGAACGCCTGGAGCATGTGCTTCTTGACCTGCTCGTACGACTTCTCCCAGTGCGGCATCTTCTGCTCGTCGTCGGTCCAGTTGAACCGCCAGCGGCCGGAGACGGAGGTCGCCAGGATGCGGTCGTGGGCCTCCTGGAGGGTCGTGTACTTGTCCTTGACGTAGCCCCAGAACTCGGAGTTGGTCGAGTTCATGACGGTCAGGTCCTTGAGACCGGAGACGACCTCCCAGGACGAGCCGTCGTAGGTGATCTGGGTCAGCCGGGTCTCCTGGCCCTTGCGGACGAAGGAGTGCTTGACCTCGTCGGCGCCGATGAACCGGGAGTTCGCGTCGGAGGTGGCGATCCGCTCCCAGGCGTACTCCTCGATCCGGATCCGGGCGCGCTGGATCGGTTCCTGCGAGGTGACGAAGTGCCGGGCGAGGTGGATGCCGAACTGCTCGGCGGACTCGATGCCGTACTCCTTGGCGAACGCGAACACCGTGTTCTTGGTGGTGTCGGTCGGCAGCACATGGGCGTTGGAGCCGGAGTAGTGGACGTCCTCCATGTCGCCGCTCAGCGCCACGGAGACGTTGAGGTCCTTGATGTGATGGGTGGCGCCGTCCCGCGTGATCCTGACGACTCGGTTCTCGGCCTTGCCGTACTGGTTCTGTCCCAGGATCACAGGGCGGCCAGGGCGGGAATTGACGGTCATGTAGCTAGCTCCCTCGGTAAACGGAGTAGCCGAACGGGTTGAGCAGCAGCGGTACGTGGTAGTGCTCGCCCGGTACGACGGCGAAGGTGATCGCCACCTCGGGGAAGAACACGGCCGGTCCGCTGTCCCGATTCGCGGGGGCGTCCTGCTGCGCATCGGCTTGCTGGTTCGCTGATTGCTCTCGGAAATACGGCTCCACGGCGAAGTCGAGCCGTACCTGGGTGGTACCCGCCGGTGGCGTCGGCAGGTCCTTGCACCGGCCGTCGGTGTCGGTCGCGGAGCCGCCGAGCGCCACCCAGTCCGCGTCCCCGCCCGCGCGGGCGAAGAGGCGGACGGCGACACCCTCGGCGGGGCGGCCGATCGAGGTGTCCAGGATGTGCGTGGACACGGAGGCGGTGGTGCTGGTGCTCATGGGTCAGGCGTCCTCTTCGACGAGTCGGGCCAGTCGGATGCGGTTGATCTTCCGCAGCTCGGTGCGGACGATCTCCCGCTCCCGCTCCGGCGCGTTGCCGATCCGCTCCCGGACCGCGTCCCGCATCCGCTCGCCGGTCAGACCGGTGGCGCAGATCAGGAAGACATGCCCGAACTTCTCCTGGTATGCCAGGTTGAGTTCGAGCATCTCGGCCTTGAGTTCCTCGGACGCGCCGGCCATGCCGCGCTGCTCGCGGGCCGAGGCCGGATCGCCCGGCCGGGGCCGCCCGATCGGCGGGTGCCCGGCCATCGCCTCCGCCAGATCGGCGGCGGTCAGCTCGGCCAGGGCGGCGTCACTCGCCGCGTAGAGCTCGTCGGCGGTGGCGTAGGGGCGGGCGGCGGTCAGCCGTCGTGCCCATGCCGTGGAGGCGCACGCCTCGTGGAGGGCGGCGAAGGCCGCCCGCCCCTCCAGATCGTTGAACCGGGCCAGGCCCGGGGGCGTGGAAGTCGACGTCACGGGAGCCTCCGTGGCCGGATTCGGCCTTCGTGCTGAACGGGCTGCCGATAGCTAACGCCCCCGGAAACGCCACGTCAACACTTTGTTGAAAAATCCGCGTTACGAGGCGTTACAGGCCACGACACCCCCCGGAGGGCCTCACACACCCGCTTCACACACCCTTCTCCCGGTTGAGGTAGTTGTAGACGGTGAAGCGGCTGACGCCCAGCGCGCCTGCCACGGTCTCCACCCCGTGCCGCACGGCGAAGGCGCCCCGCGCCTCCAGTATCCGCACGACCTCCTGCTTGGCCCTGCGGTCCAGCTCGGACAGCGGCCGCCCCTCCCTGCGCTCCATCGCGACGAGGATGTGATCGAGGGAGTCGGCGAGCTGCGGCAGCCGTACGGCGACGACGTCCGCGCCCTCCCAGGCGAGCACGACATCCTCGGGGCCGGCCTCGCCGGGCGGCACCATCGTCCCGCCCATGGCGTCGACCAGCGGTTTCACGGCCGCGATGAAGGGCTCCTCCCCGGTCATCCATCACCCTCCCCGGCCTGGTCACCGCTGCCCGGCTCGCCACCGGTGCCGCCGGTGCCACCCTCGGTACCCCCGTCGCCCAGCACGTTGACCTGGAGCGAGATCCGGGTGGCACCGGCCGCGAGGCTCCGGCGCAGCAGCGTGTCCACCGCGGTGAGCACCTGCTCGGCGCCACCCTCGGCGGTGTTGCCGAACGGGCCGACGTCCACGGCGTCCAGGGCCGCGGTCTCGATGACCTCGCGCGCCGCCAGGGCGTGCGCGGGGGCCTCTTCCAGGTCGAAGGGTTCGGTCGTGAACTCCACTCTCAATCGCACGCGCACAA is a genomic window of Streptomyces sp. WP-1 containing:
- the uraD gene encoding 2-oxo-4-hydroxy-4-carboxy-5-ureidoimidazoline decarboxylase — its product is MTSTSTPPGLARFNDLEGRAAFAALHEACASTAWARRLTAARPYATADELYAASDAALAELTAADLAEAMAGHPPIGRPRPGDPASAREQRGMAGASEELKAEMLELNLAYQEKFGHVFLICATGLTGERMRDAVRERIGNAPEREREIVRTELRKINRIRLARLVEEDA
- a CDS encoding helix-turn-helix domain-containing protein, with the translated sequence MTGEEPFIAAVKPLVDAMGGTMVPPGEAGPEDVVLAWEGADVVAVRLPQLADSLDHILVAMERREGRPLSELDRRAKQEVVRILEARGAFAVRHGVETVAGALGVSRFTVYNYLNREKGV